From Hyla sarda isolate aHylSar1 chromosome 5, aHylSar1.hap1, whole genome shotgun sequence, a single genomic window includes:
- the ZNF804B gene encoding zinc finger protein 804B isoform X2, with amino-acid sequence MRGSGFFFTKVTSKSMGLQRLKELKQREFARNVASKSWKDEKKQEKALKRLHQLAELRKQPDCVAEDVPLFKAPRLKGPTEELVTGNEEKIANLGCVVTCGPETVTSGSSEEKKPDILYDGEVVKDSSCCFVGNQNQIQVPLSNSGSANNRAGVSFCFSKKALLKLDSSASVFNESLDEVNEYNQFLHHKAKQMSVSFRHYAHLNESAAESSMLSEADETDMPLSDNMPTNAEKFKDDKGSLENSKEHREIAQSNITAKMHSPDASLTDQQSQKEVNVPTETEPTSETTTEAHCQMQSSVQGTCSSKHTVADAILIEHFSNLLSQKRAEAEPSFESKDLNSEASNDLHENPGDCPAPGHSLGESVNTNTPAKALSFLSVLSKDGNTILQWPTELVLFTKTQPSISYACNPLYFDFKCSPKNKIKKTNDRENGRYKDTNQPTRSYEGKASCINVERVADNDIDSPSIEPKSGVNLDDLSHKDTESSENYQTTVGFTNRAKNVHYNDNEPQLHNYFSHSQKCFLRESYHSRKRKRSSHGQSDDCMVKENIHCKEKCKRRPLYQDSLRKDKSYSSRRSSENRQQDSFSWENSDGWKDSDSDTNSDISHKTSSSQLSYSSSSMSSGSSCRYKDLLSRMSTNEASSNGDNWRTSKHKSNMSSESGSITNDKKLNCKCKHKHRTFRESNEYLEQGLCAKHARNKHRSWKKTTDRETESVGEKINLVHEGNIETVESTIYNSRASPEDIVDLPSPFTSPIDLEQSDGSPTKDFLQCHPHDVTPILVNCQNNTSKNIVEPKKDNDQEHLVSDLYLDGKLVSVQTTGESNKTKEYDMDFNKPLENISPQCNIVGHDMLEVPLHDEAEFSSNNVHLCSKNHIIENVSSSLHTGSEGCEVTVVTHCDNNSLDNGIHIDSENRTEMEQQKGHLIREEEQSIMQSADPVHLNFSYPLPSLRHPGGIDSPETKEDPLRLGLPDVNTSPSLVDLKCFYDSTMQDFRKMDNRWHHKPTGPPLAQQPVTFSPDEVDKYKVLQMQAQQHMQKQMLTKHFKALPTNSSAVFSAAQTIQPVSIQHHPSITTIHHALMQRYAITASMHSHVNHFPLPHLNHFPQSQFPPISLSSSLTPTLFPTPPPIIGHALTHPLHLVSAAAIHPPHLTIQAIPHATLIPTIFAPHPNTGMHPTLQLHPLIPLFQGQEFHHHSGSGHLH; translated from the coding sequence TGTTGCAGAAGATGTCCCATTATTTAAAGCGCCCAGATTGAAAGGGCCCACAGAGGAGCTTGTTACTGGAAATGAAGAGAAAATTGCAAATTTAGGATGCGTGGTCACGTGCGGCCCAGAGACCGTCACCAGTGGCAGCTCCGAAGAGAAGAAACCAGACATTTTATATGATGGAGAGGTTGTGAAAGACAGCAGCTGCTGCTTTGTGGGGAATCAGAACCAGATACAGGTCCCACTCTCCAACAGCGGCAGCGCCAACAATAGGGCAGGCGTCTCCTTTTGCTTCTCTAAGAAGGCACTTCTAAAGCTGGATTCTTCGGCGTCCGTTTTCAATGAGAGCCTGGATGAGGTAAATGAATACAACCAATTCCTTCACCATAAAGCAAAGCAAATGTCTGTAAGCTTTCGACACTATGCACACCTCAATGAAAGCGCAGCAGAAAGCAGCATGTTGTCTGAGGCGGATGAAACAGACATGCCCCTGTCAGACAACATGCCTACAAATGCAGAGAAGTTTAAAGATGACAAAGGCAGTCTGGAAAACTCAAAGGAACACCGCGAAATTGCCCAGTCAAACATAACTGCGAAAATGCATTCTCCAGACGCTAGTCTCACAGATCAACAGAGTCAAAAGGAAGTAAATGTTCCTACAGAGACCGAGCCAACTTCTGAGACGACAACAGAAGCCCATTGCCAAATGCAGAGCAGCGTACAAGGGACTTGTTCCAGCAAGCACACAGTTGCAGATGCAATATTAATTGAGCATTTTTCCAATTTACTTTCGCAGAAACGTGCCGAGGCTGAGCCTAGCTTCGAATCAAAAGACTTAAATTCTGAGGCTTCTAATGATCTTCATGAAAACCCAGGTGACTGCCCGGCCCCGGGGCACTCATTAGGTGAATCTGTAAATACCAATACTCCAGCCAAAGCACTATCTTTTCTTAGTGTTTTGAGCAAAGATGGCAATACCATTCTCCAGTGGCCCACAGAACTCGTCTTGTTTACAAAAACCCAGCCTTCGATCTCTTATGCCTGCAACCCCTTATACTTTGATTTTAAATGTTCTccgaaaaataagataaaaaagaCAAACGATAGAGAAAATGGAAGATACAAAGATACCAATCAGCCCACTAGAAGCTACGAGGGCAAAGCCTCATGTATAAATGTAGAGAGAGTGGCGGACAATGACATAGACagtccatctatagagccaaagAGTGGTGTGAACCTAGACGACTTGTCACACAAAGACACGGAAAGCTCTGAAAATTACCAAACAACCGTGGGATTCACAAACAGAGCCAAGAATGTTCACTATAATGACAATGAACCTCAACTACACAACTATTTTAGTCACTCGCAGAAATGTTTTCTTAGGGAAAGTTACCATTCAAGAAAACGCAAGAGATCTTCCCACGGACAATCTGATGATTGCATGGTAAAAGAAAATATACACTGTAAGGAAAAATGCAAAAGGAGACCTTTATACCAAGATAGTCTTCGAAAGGACAAATCATACAGCTCTAGAAGGTCATCAGAGAATCGGCAGCAAGATAGTTTTTCGTGGGAAAACAGTGACGGTTGGAAGGACTCTGACAGTGATACCAATTCAGATATATCCCATAAAACATCCTCCTCACAGTTGTCCTATTCTAGTTCTTCCATGAGTAGTGGTTCATCATGCAGATATAAGGATCTTCTCAGCCGGATGTCAACTAATGAAGCCTCCTCGAATGGAGACAATTGGAGAACATCAAAGCACAAAAGTAATATGTCTTCTGAAAGTGGATCCATAACTAATGATAAAAAGTTGAACTGCAAATGCAAACATAAGCACAGAACATTTAGGGAGAGTAATGAATATTTAGAGCAAGGGCTTTGCGCCAAACATGCCAGGAACAAGCATCGATCCTGGAAAAAAACAACTGACCGAGAAACAGAGAGTGTTGGAGAaaaaataaatttggtgcatgaggGTAATATTGAGACTGTTGAGTCCACAATTTATAACTCACGTGCTTCCCCTGAAGATATAGTTGACCTTCCAAGTCCATTCACAAGTCCAATTGATCTGGAACAGTCTGACGGTAGTCCCACAAAAGACTTCCTTCAGTGTCACCCCCATGATGTGACACCTATTTTGGTGAACTGTCAAAATAACACTTCCAAAAATATAGTAGAACCGAAAAAAGACAATGATCAAGAACATTTAGTTTCGGATTTGTATTTAGATGGTAAATTGGTATCAGTGCAAACCACTGGAGAGAGCAACAAAACAAAGGAATACGATATGGACTTTAATAAACCTTTGGAAAATATTTCCCCACAGTGTAACATAGTAGGTCATGACATGTTAGAGGTGCCATTGCATGATGAAGCAGAATTTAGTAGCAACAATGTACATCTTTGTAGTAAGAACCACATAATAGAAAATGTCAGCAGTAGTCTACACACTGGGTCAGAGGGCTGTGAAGTCACAGTTGTGACCCATTGTGATAACAATAGTCTGGATAATGGGATTCACATAGACTCAGAAAACAGAACTGAAATGGAGCAACAAAAGGGACATTTAATAAGGGAAGAAGAACAATCTATTATGCAAAGTGCTGACCCAGTTCACCTTAACTTCTCATACCCATTGCCCTCTCTCAGACATCCCGGTGGAATTGATTCACCAGAGACCAAAGAAGACCCATTGAGATTGGGACTGCCTGATGTAAATACAAGTCCGAGTCTTGTAGATCTAAAATGTTTTTATGACAGTACTATGCAGGATTTTAGGAAAATGGACAATAGGTGGCATCATAAGCCGACTGGTCCTCCTTTAGCACAACAACCCGTCACGTTTTCGCCAGATGAAGTCGATAAGTATAAAGTATTGCAAATGCAGGCACAACAGCATATGCAGAAACAGATGTTGACAAAGCATTTTAAAGCTTTACCAACAAATAGCTCTGCTGTATTCTCAGCTGCACAAACCATCCAGCCTGTGTCCATCCAACATCATCCCTCCATCACCACCATCCACCATGCTCTGATGCAACGATATGCCATCACAGCTTCCATGCATTCCCATGTCAATCATTTTCCATTGCCACATCTTAATCATTTCCCTCAATCTCAGTTTcccccaatttccctttcttcgTCCTTAACACCAACCCTATTTCCAACCCCACCACCCATCATAGGCCATGCACTGACGCACCCACTACACTTAGTTTCGGCAGCAGCCATTCACCCTCCACACTTGACCATCCAGGCCATTCCCCATGCAACACTGATACCAACCATCTTTGCCCCACACCCCAACACAGGTATGCACCCAACACTACAATTACATCCTCTCATTCCATTGTTCCAAGGACAGGAGTTCCACCACCATTCTGGGTCTGGTCACCTTCATTAA